In a genomic window of Drosophila takahashii strain IR98-3 E-12201 chromosome 3L, DtakHiC1v2, whole genome shotgun sequence:
- the axed gene encoding uncharacterized protein axed isoform X2, producing the protein MVLPFGLGPDGHHVDAIQSAPAPSAPPAHMMPPAYSRGQTNIYTGVPIIVNPYIDFIVVNGDDRYMIRCERKSVLERSVELAKLIHAGPNSGRKSDNHFQILNVDKNDFELIVRYMEKHFIPYRDHKHLLKILELSDRFNVPDLIIYCIRELDLRISSATALDIFKALWFYQGIALTNQHQTVITTQETGQQLAKKKAIKAKAAAKQLAAAKAAQSTENGAEGDGAQLNQLIPNPNPFTTEDYGVALLHNTLQLIDMHAHFQLSMPEISDLRFEELETLVKRDTLQLRSEVTLFECLAAWSLAECARKHIDATPENRRTVLGPLCLTPRYLRMTASEFRRCCDRLELLPPTEISLISDALEGKKLKNLTDQQAELMEKFRQPRAEYARMPVHLSDRSSPKNYPKKMRLAHEGRPTEEGCWEKVGMNCLRIFVCIFD; encoded by the exons ATGGTGCTACCGTTCGGACTTGGGCCCGATGGCCACCACGTAGATGCCATTCAGAGTGCTCCGGCGCCCAGTGCCCCGCCCGCCCACATGATGCCACCCGCCTACTCCCGCGGCCAGACAAACATCTACACCGGGGTGCCGATCATCGTCAATCCCTACATCGATTTCATTGTGGTGAATGGGGATGATCGGTACATGATCAGGTGCGAACGGAAATCGGTGCTGGAGAGGAGCGTGGAGTTGGCCAAACTGATACACGCCGGTCCGAACAGCGGTCGAAAGAGCGATAACCACTTCCAGATACTCAACGTGGACAAGAATGACTTCGAGCTGATCGTCCGCTACATGGAGAAGCACTTCATCCCCTATCGCGATCACAAGCACCTGCTCAAGATACTTGAGCTATCCGATCGCTTCAACGTTCCAGATCTG ATCATCTACTGTATTCGCGAACTTGATCTGAGAATCTCGAGTGCCACCGCACTGGACATCTTCAAGGCGCTGTGGTTCTACCAGGGCATCGCGCTGACCAACCAGCACCAGACGGTGATCACCACCCAGGAGACGGGTCAGCAGCTGGCCAAGAAGAAGGCGATCAAGGCCAAGGCGGCGGCCAAGCAATTGGCGGCTGCCAAGGCCGCCCAGTCCACCGAGAACGGAGCGGAGGGCGACGGCGCCCAGTTGAACCAGCTTATTCCGAACCCGAATCCCTTCACCACCGAGGACTACGGCGTGGCCCTGCTGCACAACACGCTGCAGTTGATCGATATGCACGCACACTTCCAGCTTTCGATGCCCGAGATCAGCGATCTGCGGTTCGAGGAGCTGGAGACGCTGGTCAAGAGGGATACGCTGCAGCTGAGGTCGGAGGTCACTCTGTTCGAGTGCCTGGCCGCGTGGAGTCTGGCGGAGTGCGCCCGCAAGCACATCGATGCCACGCCCGAGAACCGTCGAACTGTCCTGGGACCCCTTTGCCTCACCCCAAGATACTTGCGAATGACCGCCAGCGAATTCCGACGGTGCTGCGATCGCCTGGAGCTACTGCCACCCACTGAGATATCACTCATCAGCGATGCCCTCGAGG gcaaaaagctaaaaaacctCACCGATCAACAGGCGGAGCTCATGGAGAAGTTCCGCCAGCCGCGTGCCGAATACGCCCGGATGCCCGTGCACCTGAGCGACCGGAGCAGTCCGAAGAACTATCCCAAGAAGATGCGGCTGGCCCACGAGGGTCGGCCCACGGAGGAGGGATGCTGGGAGAAGGTGGGCATGAATTGTCTGCGCATCTTCGTCTGCATATTCGACTGA
- the axed gene encoding uncharacterized protein axed isoform X1 has product MAQYGGNASPGNLFSTKITAFHDRESLEPRPGNKYRQRRIDGHLEEQLVKEKRVTKFPLVGALVHKALRRREREKEKEEIADSNNNNEDREPDRMVLPFGLGPDGHHVDAIQSAPAPSAPPAHMMPPAYSRGQTNIYTGVPIIVNPYIDFIVVNGDDRYMIRCERKSVLERSVELAKLIHAGPNSGRKSDNHFQILNVDKNDFELIVRYMEKHFIPYRDHKHLLKILELSDRFNVPDLIIYCIRELDLRISSATALDIFKALWFYQGIALTNQHQTVITTQETGQQLAKKKAIKAKAAAKQLAAAKAAQSTENGAEGDGAQLNQLIPNPNPFTTEDYGVALLHNTLQLIDMHAHFQLSMPEISDLRFEELETLVKRDTLQLRSEVTLFECLAAWSLAECARKHIDATPENRRTVLGPLCLTPRYLRMTASEFRRCCDRLELLPPTEISLISDALEGKKLKNLTDQQAELMEKFRQPRAEYARMPVHLSDRSSPKNYPKKMRLAHEGRPTEEGCWEKVGMNCLRIFVCIFD; this is encoded by the exons ATGGCTCAGTACGGTGGCAACGCCAGCCCGGGAAATTTG TTCTCCACCAAAATCACTGCCTTCCACGACAGGGAAAGCCTTGAGCCACGTCCTGGTAACAAATACCGCCAGCGACGCATCGACGGCCACTTGGAGGAGCAGTTGGTCAAGGAGAAACGTGTCACCAAATTCCCGCTAGTGGGCGCCCTTGTCCACAAGGCACTGCGGCGTCGGGAGAGGGAGAAGGAAAAGGAGGAGATCGCAGATTCAAATAACAACAACGAGGATAGAGAGCCAGACAGGATGGTGCTACCGTTCGGACTTGGGCCCGATGGCCACCACGTAGATGCCATTCAGAGTGCTCCGGCGCCCAGTGCCCCGCCCGCCCACATGATGCCACCCGCCTACTCCCGCGGCCAGACAAACATCTACACCGGGGTGCCGATCATCGTCAATCCCTACATCGATTTCATTGTGGTGAATGGGGATGATCGGTACATGATCAGGTGCGAACGGAAATCGGTGCTGGAGAGGAGCGTGGAGTTGGCCAAACTGATACACGCCGGTCCGAACAGCGGTCGAAAGAGCGATAACCACTTCCAGATACTCAACGTGGACAAGAATGACTTCGAGCTGATCGTCCGCTACATGGAGAAGCACTTCATCCCCTATCGCGATCACAAGCACCTGCTCAAGATACTTGAGCTATCCGATCGCTTCAACGTTCCAGATCTG ATCATCTACTGTATTCGCGAACTTGATCTGAGAATCTCGAGTGCCACCGCACTGGACATCTTCAAGGCGCTGTGGTTCTACCAGGGCATCGCGCTGACCAACCAGCACCAGACGGTGATCACCACCCAGGAGACGGGTCAGCAGCTGGCCAAGAAGAAGGCGATCAAGGCCAAGGCGGCGGCCAAGCAATTGGCGGCTGCCAAGGCCGCCCAGTCCACCGAGAACGGAGCGGAGGGCGACGGCGCCCAGTTGAACCAGCTTATTCCGAACCCGAATCCCTTCACCACCGAGGACTACGGCGTGGCCCTGCTGCACAACACGCTGCAGTTGATCGATATGCACGCACACTTCCAGCTTTCGATGCCCGAGATCAGCGATCTGCGGTTCGAGGAGCTGGAGACGCTGGTCAAGAGGGATACGCTGCAGCTGAGGTCGGAGGTCACTCTGTTCGAGTGCCTGGCCGCGTGGAGTCTGGCGGAGTGCGCCCGCAAGCACATCGATGCCACGCCCGAGAACCGTCGAACTGTCCTGGGACCCCTTTGCCTCACCCCAAGATACTTGCGAATGACCGCCAGCGAATTCCGACGGTGCTGCGATCGCCTGGAGCTACTGCCACCCACTGAGATATCACTCATCAGCGATGCCCTCGAGG gcaaaaagctaaaaaacctCACCGATCAACAGGCGGAGCTCATGGAGAAGTTCCGCCAGCCGCGTGCCGAATACGCCCGGATGCCCGTGCACCTGAGCGACCGGAGCAGTCCGAAGAACTATCCCAAGAAGATGCGGCTGGCCCACGAGGGTCGGCCCACGGAGGAGGGATGCTGGGAGAAGGTGGGCATGAATTGTCTGCGCATCTTCGTCTGCATATTCGACTGA
- the LOC138913117 gene encoding uncharacterized protein, with translation MFKAYIGDSLSKNLSRIISPELIMQMNYAGCRQKEGFSTFAALNAVMYESQKREGYRHEDFIKDIRAAFTRQKNRVYKDASKRKATTSKDKGPDKDNDLDIDIEDDGEDVVT, from the exons ATGTTTAAAGCCTATATTGGGGACTCGCTTTCCAAAAACCTCAGCCGCATTATCAGCCCAGAGCTGATAATGCAGATGAATTATGCGGGCTGTAGACAAAAGGAAGGGTTCTCCACATTTGCTGCGTTGAACGCAGTAATGTACG AATCTCAAAAGAGGGAAGGCTATAGGCATGAAGATTTTATAAAGGATATTCGAGCCGCCTTTACCCGACAAAAAAACCGGGTCTATAAGGACGCTAGCAAAAGAAAGGCGACGACGAGCAAAGACAAAGGACCGGACAAGGACAACGATTTGGACATCGATATTGAGGATGATGGGGAAGACGTGGTAacttaa
- the Rexo5 gene encoding uncharacterized protein Rexo5, protein MMWTRTRLALRSIARSQSLNGKRSSMKEQLSAKQHERNEKKKKKLAALANLMELNDRDRLHEAELAKKRDAEVAEAQAEGEKSPEDEDDGFITVGSKRKSRKRNANRSDQNPEEAEDAGGAPADSEPVVKKGRKEQAGGGDSLPQEITSLSEEQYKQLSAELRRRKRQLEDVPGLRLREMGQRASLETPQQARTPIFLTDIQNLLMSALIGQKSPCRPDRWCSVEKWLSLSHSVVVILEGLSLYHYLSNESKFEATNKIFSTKLEMLLPPQDEGQIIDEIAKIPLTNVQARQLIDEHGSLESAVELNKDPTLFVKTIFPIESKATAPPDDLHKDDKFPRTKLLLSALQMVDEGYPIPLQGELHARFQSFKFTKKAYEPVTNRSPMFGVDCEMCQTEAGFNELTRISIVNERYQTVYETLVMPNNKITDYLTQYSGITEEIMKKVTKTLKDVQKEVSELLPPDAILVGQSLNSDLNAMRMMHPYVIDTSVCFNISGVRRRKSKLKHLAKTFLKEIIQENDDGHDSIEDSRATLKLVKMKLANSIEFGDEILTQQKRLQELANASSGDTISNNLFAHVAKRDKRTAIVTVGDLQPRLKDVIEKAGEAAPKDNSLAVRVHEVSTSKEAVRKVNEIALENALTIANLRVPEQDFVLENAERNVAKLDKTIDRLWNSVAHNGLFLVLMGGSTECSKGLAKIAIKRLNGSEQTSAPIGS, encoded by the exons ATGATGTGGACCCGAACAAGACTCGCCCTACGTAGCATTGCTAGATCACAAAG CCTGAACGGTAAGCGCAGCAGCATGAAGGAACAGCTGTCGGCGAAGCAGCACGAGCGCAacgagaagaagaaaaagaagctgGCGGCGCTGGCGAATCTGATGGAGCTGAACGACCGCGATCGCCTGCACGAGGCGGAGCTGGCCAAAAAGCGGGATGCCGAGGTGGCGGAGGCCCAGGCGGAGGGGGAGAAGTCGccggaggacgaggacgacggCTTCATCACGGTGGGCAGCAAGCGGAAGTCCCGCAAGCGGAACGCCAACCGCAGTGACCAAAATCCCGAAGAGGCGGAGGATGCAGGAGGAGCTCCTGCTGATTCTGAGCCAGTGGTCAAGAAAGGCCGCAAGGAGCAGGCCGGAGGAGGCGACAGCCTGCCCCAGGAGATCACCTCCCTGTCCGAGGAGCAGTACAAGCAGCTGTCGGCGGAGCTGCGGCGCCGCAAGCGCCAACTCGAAGATGTTCCCGGCCTGAGGCTGCGCGAGATGGGCCAGCGCGCCTCCCTGGAGACGCCACAGCAGGCGCGCACTCCCATCTTCCTCACAGACATCCAGAACCTGCTGATGTCCGCCCTGATTGGCCAGAAGAGCCCCTGCCGGCCGGATCGGTGGTGCAGCGTGGAGAAGTGGCTCAGCCTGTCGCACAGCGTGGTGGTCATCCTGGAGGGTCTATCTCTGTATCACTACCTCTCCAACGAGAGCAAATTCGAGGCCACCAACAAGATATTCAGCACCAAGCTGGAGATGCTTCTGCCGCCGCAGGACGAGGGTCAGATCATCGACGAGATAGCCAAG ATACCCCTCACCAATGTGCAGGCTCGCCAGCTGATCGACGAGCATGGTTCCCTGGAATCTGCCGTGGAGCTGAACAAAGATCCTACACTTTTCGTGAAGACCATCTTCCCCATTGAAAGCAAAGCGACGGCACCGCCGGATGACCTGCACAAGGATGACAAGTTTCCGCGCACCAAACTCCTTCTATCCGCCCTCCAAATGGTCGACGAGGGCTATCCCATACCGCTGCAGGGCGAGCTGCACGCCCGCTTCCAGAGCTTCAAGTTTACCAAGAAAGCGTATGAGCCGGTGACCAACCGCAGTCCCATGTTCGGTGTCGATTGCGAGATGTGTCAAACGGAGGCGGGCTTTAACGAGCTAACGCGTATTTCCATTGTAAACGAACGCTATCAGACGGTGTACGAAACGCTGGTGATGCCCAATAACAAGATCACCGACTATTTGACCCAGTACTCGGGCATCACGGAGGAGATCATGAAGAAGGTCACCAAGACGCTGAAGGATGTGCAGAAGGAGGTGTCCGAATTGCTGCCCCCGGATGCTATACTAGTAGGCCAGTCGCTGAACTCCGATCTGAACGCCATGCGAATGATGCATCCGTATGTGATTGATACCAGCGTGTGCTTCAATATTTCCGGCGTGCGAAGGCGCAAGAGCAAACTGAAGCACTTGGCCAAGACCTTCCTGAAGGAGATTATCCAGGAGAACGACGACGGTCACGATTCCATTGAGGATTCGCGAGCCACGCTGAAGCTCGTCAAGATGAAGCTGGCCAACAGCATCGAGTTCGGCGATGAGATTCTCACACAGCAGAAGCGATTGCAGGAGCTGGCGAACGCCTCGAGCGGCGACACCATCAGCAATAACCTATTCGCCCATGTGGCCAAGCGGGATAAGCGCACGGCCATCGTCACGGTCGGCGATTTGCAGCCGCGGCTCAAGGATGTCATTGAAAAGGCAGGCGAGGCGGCTCCCAAGGACAACAGCCTGGCAGTGCGGGTCCACGAGGTGTCCACCTCCAAGGAGGCCGTGCGCAAGGTCAATGAAATTGCCTTGGAAAACGCCCTCACAATTGCCAATCTTCGCGTGCCCGAGCAGGACTTTGTGTTGGAGAACGCGGAGCGAAATGTGGCCAAACTGGACAAGACCATCGATCGCCTTTGGAATTCGGTTGCGCACAACGGACTCTTCCTTGTGCTCATGGGCGGCTCAACGGAGTGCAGCAAGGGCTTGGCCAAGATAGCCATTAAGCGCTTGAACGGATCGGAACAGACTAGTGCGCCCATCGGAAGTTAG
- the zpg gene encoding innexin inx4 gives MYTAVKPLSKYLQFKSVHIYDAIFTLHSKVTVALLLACTFLLSSKQYFGDPIQCLGHTDMDFVHAFCWIYGAYVHGNETAEPLANGGAQCRPDTMGTIAMEKRRYIIYYQWVVLVLLLESFVFYLPAFLWKIWEGGRLKHLCDDFHKMVCKDKSRTHLRVLVKYFSSDYKETHFRYFVSYVFCEVLNLTISILNFVLLDLFFGGFWARYWDALLALSDGDFNSWNSITMQVFPKCAKCEVYKGGPSGSPNIYDHLCLLPLNILNEKIFAFLWVWFILVACLVSLKFLYRLATVLYPGMRLQLLRARARFMPKSHLQVALRNCSFGDWFVLMRVGNNISPELFRKLLEELYEEQSLTKKIPTGTDDI, from the exons ATGTACACAGCTGTCAAACCGCTCTCCAAGTATCTGCAGTTCAAGTCAGTGCACATCTACGATGCCATTTTCACGCTGCACTCGAAAGTGACGGTGGCTTTGCTGCTGGCCTGCACTTTTCTGCTCTCCTCGAAACAATATTTCGGGGATCCCATCCAGTGTTTGGGCCACACGGACATGGACTTTGTGCACGCCTTCTGCTGGATTTACGGTGCCTATGTGCATGGCAACGAGACCGCGGAGCCCCTGGCCAACGGCGGAGCGCAGTGCCGACCAG ATACCATGGGTACTATTGCAATGGAGAAACGCCGCTACATCATCTACTATCAGTGGGTCGTTCTCGTCTTGCTCTTAGAGTCCTTCGTCTTCTACTTGCCCGCCTTCCTCTGGAAGATCTGGGAGGGCGGCAGGCTGAAGCATCTGTGCGATGACTTCCACAAAATGGTTTGCAAGGACAAGAGCAGGACCCATCTCCGTGTGCTGGTCAAGTACTTCTCCAGCGACTACAAGGAGACCCACTTCCGCTACTTCGTCAGCTATGTCTTCTGCGAGGTCCTCAATCTGACCATCAGT ATTCTGAACTTTGTTCTCCTGGACTTATTTTTCGGCGGTTTCTGGGCCCGCTACTGGGACGCCTTGCTGGCACTTTCTGATGGCGATTTCAACAGTTGGAACAGTATCACAATGCAGGTCTTCCCCAAGTGTGCCAAGTGCGAAGTGTACAAGGGCGGTCCCAGCGGCTCGCCAAACATATACGACCACCTGTGCCTGCTGCCTCTGAACATACTGAACGAGAAGATATTCGCCTTCCTGTGGGTATGGTTTATTCTGGTGGCTTGTCTGGTTAGCCTGAAGTTCCTTTACCGTCTGGCCACCGTGTTGTATCCCGGAATGCGACTGCAATTGCTGCGGGCCCGAGCTCGTTTCATGCCAAAGTCGCACTTGCAGGTGGCTCTGCGCAACTGCAGCTTTGGCGATTGGTTCGTTCTGATGCGCGTGGGCAACAACATTAGCCCCGAACTATTCCGCAAGTTGCTGGAGGAGCTTTACGAAGAACAGTCCTTGACCAAGAAAATTCCGACCGGAACGGATGACATATAA